The proteins below come from a single Pieris brassicae chromosome 1, ilPieBrab1.1, whole genome shotgun sequence genomic window:
- the LOC123711302 gene encoding uncharacterized protein LOC123711302, which translates to MSKPCKKIKNPCKICLGPVTRKNGLQCQGFCQCWVHYACLNYTPGKIKDIKAGIIHVNCPCPDCNSSLPKEYRSDEPYSCTNLQCPANIAPKCDNTGCPINKQQGQKGANMRNTGAGSACPLGQCGKECKENTKGSNQPGREKAGNSCGPSCKENSVPLRAGAILPHKMPPRPESPPSCPSGCSLPPGDLGQSSDPMPALEQMCNTVGQLTNQINDLMQQMKNVVQGNNSGGGPGRDPKESFPKTCYCPGNPGKKR; encoded by the coding sequence ATGTCAAAACCctgtaagaaaataaaaaacccATGCAAAATATGTCTGGGACCAGTAACCCGAAAGAATGGTTTACAATGCCAGGGCTTTTGTCAGTGTTGGGTTCACTACGCCTGCCTCAACTACACTCCCGGTAAGATTAAGGACATCAAAGCTGGTATCATTCACGTAAACTGTCCTTGTCCAGATTGCAACAGCTCGCTCCCAAAAGAATACCGCTCGGATGAGCCATACAGTTGCACAAACTTGCAGTGTCCTGCTAATATTGCACCAAAATGTGACAACACTGGCTGTCcaattaataaacaacaaGGTCAAAAAGGAGCAAATATGAGAAATACAGGGGCCGGGTCGGCTTGTCCGTTAGGCCAATGCGGTAAAGAATGTAAGGAAAATACCAAGGGTTCTAACCAACCAGGTAGAGAAAAGGCTGGTAATTCATGCGGTCCGTCGTGCAAAGAAAATAGTGTACCATTGAGAGCAGGTGCAATTTTACCACATAAGATGCCACCCAGACCGGAGAGCCCCCCATCCTGCCCTTCAGGATGCTCGTTACCACCTGGAGATTTAGGTCAATCGTCAGACCCAATGCCGGCGTTAGAACAAATGTGTAATACAGTAGGTCAGTTGACGAATCAAATAAACGATCTCATGCAGCAAATGAAGAATGTTGTACAAGGTAATAATAGCGGTGGAGGTCCTGGAAGAGATCCTAAAGAAAGTTTTCCAAAGACCTGCTACTGTCCTGGCAACCCTGGAAAAAAACGATAA